A stretch of the Spartinivicinus poritis genome encodes the following:
- a CDS encoding SEL1-like repeat protein: protein MINTKKGTSRLFIGLLTLSLAGHAAASANSLTKLNQSVSTISQQKQSTQHISQASQIKPVHKKSLGFVYYLIGQFYQADQHSQIACDWFQKSAELTALEGQYEAARCIAPNNTAKAVSMLRQSAQQGLAESQVLLGEWYWFGNILQKDYNQALYWFNQAAAKKYPKAINNLGMMHQLGQGVDKNLKQALSYYQTAAKLGHAAAENNLGYMYATGLGVKQDKAVAAQWYKKAAEKDHPAALNNLAKAYLIGDGVTKNPEKARYWYQRAIKKGNKYAQYRLGILLIQGEKVPKDSKRGIYLVSQAALQNHVNAQLVLGSYYQQFEDQHSQSLYWFEQAAKQGSEIAMVRAAELMLEPESRLFNQDQAVLWLKEAAYKGDTSAYKQLSDVFLSNQSQLFNLHEGVFWLSHAANNGDRIAQWQLGTHYELGNGIAKDQTRAAMWYWEAAKQGVKTAQLKLAEMYQQGRGVSHNQRLANYWYNHAPEQASIN from the coding sequence ATGATAAACACCAAAAAGGGAACTAGTCGTCTTTTTATAGGCTTACTTACATTAAGCCTGGCGGGACATGCAGCTGCTAGCGCCAACTCGCTTACCAAACTGAACCAGTCTGTCTCAACAATTAGCCAACAGAAGCAGTCTACACAGCACATCAGCCAAGCTTCACAAATAAAACCCGTTCACAAAAAATCTCTTGGCTTCGTTTACTATCTAATTGGTCAGTTTTATCAAGCTGACCAACATTCTCAAATAGCCTGTGACTGGTTTCAAAAGTCAGCCGAATTGACGGCACTAGAAGGACAGTATGAAGCTGCCCGCTGCATTGCTCCGAACAATACGGCAAAAGCGGTATCAATGCTTAGGCAGTCAGCTCAACAAGGACTAGCTGAAAGTCAGGTTTTATTGGGTGAGTGGTATTGGTTCGGGAACATTCTGCAAAAAGATTATAATCAAGCCCTTTACTGGTTTAATCAAGCGGCGGCTAAAAAATATCCTAAGGCGATAAATAACTTAGGTATGATGCACCAACTTGGCCAAGGCGTAGATAAAAACCTTAAGCAAGCCCTCAGCTATTATCAGACTGCTGCTAAATTAGGCCATGCAGCTGCCGAGAATAACCTAGGTTATATGTACGCAACTGGCCTTGGTGTAAAACAAGATAAAGCAGTTGCAGCACAGTGGTATAAAAAAGCAGCCGAAAAAGATCACCCTGCCGCCTTAAACAACTTAGCCAAAGCTTACTTAATAGGCGATGGAGTAACCAAAAACCCAGAGAAAGCTAGATACTGGTATCAACGAGCTATTAAAAAAGGCAACAAATATGCTCAGTACCGTCTTGGTATTTTGCTGATACAAGGCGAAAAAGTACCTAAAGACAGCAAGCGTGGTATTTATCTAGTCAGCCAGGCAGCATTACAAAATCACGTTAATGCCCAACTAGTCTTGGGTTCTTATTATCAGCAGTTTGAAGACCAACACAGTCAGTCACTTTACTGGTTTGAGCAAGCCGCCAAACAAGGAAGTGAGATTGCTATGGTCAGAGCAGCAGAGCTAATGCTAGAGCCTGAAAGCAGGTTATTTAACCAAGACCAAGCGGTGTTATGGCTAAAGGAGGCTGCTTATAAAGGTGACACCAGTGCTTATAAGCAGTTGAGCGATGTTTTTCTTAGTAATCAAAGCCAGCTATTCAACTTACATGAGGGTGTATTCTGGCTGAGCCATGCTGCCAATAATGGAGATCGAATTGCCCAATGGCAACTTGGCACGCACTACGAGCTTGGTAATGGAATTGCGAAGGATCAAACCAGGGCTGCTATGTGGTATTGGGAGGCTGCTAAACAAGGAGTTAAAACTGCTCAGTTAAAACTTGCAGAAATGTACCAGCAAGGCCGAGGCGTTAGCCATAATCAGCGACTAGCTAATTACTGGTATAACCACGCGCCTGAACAAGCTTCAATCAACTAA
- a CDS encoding ChaN family lipoprotein has protein sequence MSKLLKLSWLFCFYSVISGCAATVEKQSEKPIWQQQNSQLITEADLLRKLPEVDVLYLGEAHDNPVHHQHQLAILEYLQTKGKLAGVVMEMLNSDQQAKIDQAYGKVKSQAELYNWLEWQQVKGWQWDFYGPMMWLAIKNNIPLKAGNITRKQIMELYHSSTKPKAEGPYIDTIREPLAKRIEEAHCNKIDQKSLVAMVNIQQARDKKLAEEAVSLKNGIKKGVKVVITGSFHARKDVGSPQFVQWLAPNVKVASVIFVESNEDQQARVEGTNRYVSAPWYQGVEQWGDWLWRTPKADTDRPDCG, from the coding sequence GTGAGTAAACTACTAAAATTGTCTTGGTTATTTTGCTTTTATAGTGTTATTTCTGGCTGTGCGGCAACTGTCGAAAAGCAATCTGAAAAGCCTATTTGGCAACAACAAAATTCACAGCTGATTACAGAAGCAGACCTATTAAGAAAACTACCTGAAGTTGATGTTTTGTATTTAGGTGAAGCGCATGATAATCCCGTTCATCATCAGCATCAGTTAGCAATACTTGAGTATTTGCAGACAAAAGGGAAGTTGGCCGGAGTGGTAATGGAAATGCTTAACTCTGATCAGCAAGCAAAAATCGATCAGGCTTATGGCAAAGTAAAATCACAAGCAGAATTATACAACTGGTTAGAGTGGCAACAGGTAAAAGGCTGGCAGTGGGATTTTTATGGGCCAATGATGTGGCTGGCTATTAAAAATAATATACCACTCAAGGCGGGTAATATTACCAGGAAGCAAATAATGGAGTTATATCACAGTTCTACTAAGCCTAAAGCAGAAGGCCCTTACATAGATACGATTAGAGAACCCTTAGCGAAGAGAATAGAAGAAGCTCACTGCAATAAAATAGATCAGAAGTCTTTGGTTGCAATGGTAAATATTCAACAAGCCCGAGATAAAAAGCTGGCTGAAGAGGCTGTTAGCCTTAAGAATGGAATAAAAAAAGGGGTGAAAGTAGTGATTACTGGCTCCTTTCATGCCAGGAAAGATGTAGGTTCTCCCCAATTTGTTCAGTGGCTTGCTCCAAATGTAAAAGTGGCTAGTGTGATATTTGTAGAATCAAATGAAGATCAGCAGGCAAGGGTTGAAGGTACTAATCGGTATGTAAGTGCACCCTGGTATCAGGGGGTAGAACAGTGGGGAGACTGGCTATGGCGCACTCCAAAAGCAGATACTGACCGCCCTGACTGCGGTTGA
- a CDS encoding TfoX/Sxy family protein, whose protein sequence is MATDLIELKNLGKTSVQWLNAVGIRDRETLEQIGAVEAYCKIKTRGFKVSKVLLYALEGALLNAHWNQLDPSLKERLIREAEAKEPSAVSQ, encoded by the coding sequence ATGGCAACAGATTTAATCGAGCTGAAAAACCTAGGGAAAACATCCGTTCAATGGCTTAATGCCGTTGGCATTAGAGACCGCGAAACACTAGAGCAAATTGGTGCGGTGGAAGCCTATTGCAAAATTAAAACACGCGGATTTAAAGTATCTAAAGTGTTGTTATATGCACTAGAAGGTGCTCTACTCAATGCGCACTGGAACCAGCTTGACCCTTCGCTAAAAGAAAGGTTAATACGGGAAGCAGAAGCCAAAGAACCCAGTGCAGTCAGCCAGTAA
- a CDS encoding heme ABC transporter ATP-binding protein: protein MKNPMLEVQNLSVSIQGKTIIENIAFEVMPGEVLAVLGPNGAGKSTLFSALTGERPPATGQVLINQQPLSEISDNLRATQIGVLPQSSALSFAFSCYEVVSMGRIPWSTGKDKDAEVIQQAMEQVDAWHLRDRIYTSLSGGEKQRIHLARVIAQITTDEQQAPRLLLLDEPTSALDPSHQHLTLQLARQLSATNTAILVILHDFNLAARYADKIMVIKEGRQVILGDPLEVLKPNLIKEVFDIDSQVINHPTYKVPVVLLG, encoded by the coding sequence ATGAAAAACCCTATGCTAGAAGTACAAAATCTGTCGGTTAGTATTCAGGGCAAAACCATTATTGAAAATATTGCCTTTGAAGTCATGCCTGGTGAAGTGCTCGCAGTGCTGGGGCCTAATGGAGCAGGTAAAAGTACTTTATTTTCAGCACTAACTGGAGAGCGTCCACCAGCAACTGGACAGGTGTTAATTAACCAACAGCCTTTATCTGAAATTTCAGATAATTTGAGAGCTACTCAAATAGGGGTTTTGCCACAAAGTTCTGCTTTGAGTTTTGCTTTTAGCTGCTATGAAGTAGTTTCGATGGGGCGGATTCCCTGGTCAACAGGCAAGGACAAAGATGCTGAGGTTATTCAACAGGCTATGGAGCAGGTTGATGCTTGGCACTTGCGTGACCGTATTTATACTTCACTATCAGGTGGGGAAAAGCAACGTATCCATTTAGCTAGAGTCATTGCACAAATCACTACCGATGAGCAGCAAGCTCCTAGATTGTTATTGTTAGATGAGCCAACCTCTGCATTAGATCCTTCTCACCAACATTTAACGCTTCAACTAGCCAGGCAACTGTCTGCAACTAATACGGCAATATTGGTGATTCTTCATGATTTTAATTTAGCGGCCCGCTATGCTGACAAGATAATGGTGATAAAAGAAGGCAGGCAAGTTATCTTGGGTGACCCGCTAGAAGTATTAAAGCCAAATTTAATTAAAGAAGTTTTTGATATTGATAGCCAGGTAATTAATCACCCAACCTATAAAGTACCTGTTGTGCTGTTGGGGTAA
- a CDS encoding Crp/Fnr family transcriptional regulator, which yields MYLVGEQFPYISEVISELQLIPAQLVNGLPSEAANIYLDSVADLYTQHDPDQVFLICEGKLAGSINQREVFYMQEGDIVGLRQGFSLPKCKYSSKDPIELIPYNRKAFFEHIQADPARQTLLTKYLVGYAAVLADGLSRLTPYSDKPTTGFLQVKAGETIISEGEQADHVFILMTGRAEVYVRGVKVGNIYQDEIFGAMAMFTQEKRSATVIAKDDCTLTAVPKDQFINLIQTHPRVCLNLMENMARRINALNQKLASPGSNDSASTVGVMS from the coding sequence ATGTACTTGGTGGGAGAGCAATTCCCCTATATCAGTGAAGTCATTTCAGAGCTGCAGCTTATCCCTGCCCAGCTTGTTAATGGTTTGCCCAGCGAGGCAGCCAATATCTATTTAGACTCCGTTGCAGACCTTTATACCCAGCATGACCCTGACCAGGTTTTTTTAATTTGCGAAGGAAAGCTTGCTGGCTCTATTAATCAGCGCGAAGTTTTTTACATGCAAGAAGGTGACATCGTAGGGCTAAGACAAGGCTTTAGCTTGCCAAAGTGTAAATACAGCAGTAAAGACCCTATTGAACTCATTCCTTATAACCGCAAAGCTTTTTTTGAGCATATTCAAGCAGATCCAGCCAGACAGACCTTACTAACAAAATACTTGGTTGGTTATGCCGCTGTATTAGCCGATGGGCTATCTCGACTCACCCCATACAGCGATAAGCCTACAACTGGTTTTCTTCAAGTGAAAGCTGGAGAAACTATTATTAGTGAAGGCGAGCAAGCTGACCATGTCTTTATCTTGATGACTGGGCGTGCCGAGGTTTATGTACGTGGAGTAAAAGTAGGCAATATTTATCAAGATGAGATCTTTGGTGCCATGGCTATGTTTACACAAGAAAAACGCTCAGCAACTGTGATCGCCAAAGATGATTGCACCCTCACCGCTGTGCCTAAAGATCAGTTTATTAACCTTATTCAAACTCACCCAAGGGTTTGCCTTAACTTAATGGAAAATATGGCTAGGCGAATAAACGCTCTTAATCAAAAACTCGCTTCTCCAGGCTCGAATGATTCAGCTAGCACTGTTGGAGTCATGAGCTAG